The following coding sequences lie in one Jonesia denitrificans DSM 20603 genomic window:
- a CDS encoding class IV adenylate cyclase yields MPTNIEIKARVASLKTLIPVVASLADAGPEHVAQDDTFFVCPNGRLKLRVLDDRHGVLIFYRRADQLGPKTSFYIHSETADPEGLRSVLALAYGEAGRVRKHRMVFQIGQARVHLDRVEGLGEFVELEVTVGDKMDSEAAISEAHRLVEAFGIEESALVTGAYLDLHETKIN; encoded by the coding sequence ATGCCGACGAATATCGAAATCAAAGCCCGCGTGGCCAGCCTCAAGACCCTGATTCCGGTTGTCGCGTCTTTGGCAGATGCAGGGCCAGAGCATGTTGCCCAAGACGATACCTTTTTCGTTTGCCCCAATGGCAGGCTCAAGCTCCGGGTCCTTGACGACCGACACGGTGTACTGATCTTCTATCGCAGGGCAGATCAGCTCGGTCCCAAAACATCCTTCTACATCCATTCGGAGACAGCCGACCCCGAGGGGTTGCGATCGGTCTTGGCCCTCGCCTACGGCGAGGCCGGACGGGTTCGGAAGCACCGAATGGTGTTTCAGATCGGTCAGGCCAGGGTGCACCTCGATCGCGTTGAAGGACTGGGCGAGTTCGTGGAACTGGAAGTGACCGTGGGCGACAAAATGGACTCTGAGGCAGCAATTTCGGAAGCACACCGGCTCGTTGAAGCATTCGGAATTGAGGAAAGCGCGCTAGTGACGGGTGCGTATCTGGACCTGCACGAAACCAAAATCAATTAA